A single genomic interval of Legionella israelensis harbors:
- a CDS encoding PilT/PilU family type 4a pilus ATPase gives MDITPFLKLMVDKGASDLFFSVGAPPCIKIEGKLAAVGQTSLKPEQLSEIAASLMNDQQRKEFEATMELNMALSVEGTGRFRVNMFRQRGHIAIVVRYLKGVIPSIEELHLPLILQTLIMELRGLILVVGSTGSGKSTTLASMIDYRNEHYRGHILTIEDPIEFIYEHKKSIVDQREVGIDTLNFDNALKNAMREAPDVILIGEIRDRNTMKHAIAYAETGHLCLSTLHANNANQTMDRIINFFPEDAKLQILQDLALNLRAIISLRLIPGINSVRVPAVEILINSPYISDLIEKGKIDEIKEAMERGREQGMQTFDQALFDLYKQGKISKENAIKYADSKNNVGLKIRLSEDKPHSGGEDLTIQPDDV, from the coding sequence ATGGATATTACACCCTTTCTTAAATTGATGGTTGATAAAGGTGCTTCCGATTTGTTTTTTAGTGTTGGAGCGCCACCTTGTATTAAAATCGAAGGTAAACTTGCCGCCGTTGGTCAAACTTCATTAAAACCTGAGCAATTATCCGAGATAGCGGCTTCCTTGATGAATGACCAGCAGCGTAAGGAATTTGAAGCCACCATGGAGCTTAATATGGCGCTTTCAGTGGAAGGTACAGGGCGTTTCAGGGTGAATATGTTCAGACAGAGGGGCCATATTGCCATCGTCGTGCGTTATTTAAAAGGCGTTATTCCTTCCATTGAGGAACTTCATCTTCCATTGATTTTACAAACCCTCATTATGGAGCTGCGGGGACTGATTCTTGTCGTAGGTTCCACGGGCTCAGGTAAATCAACCACCTTGGCATCGATGATTGATTATCGAAACGAACATTATCGTGGCCATATTTTAACCATTGAAGATCCTATCGAGTTCATTTATGAGCATAAAAAATCCATTGTTGATCAACGTGAGGTCGGCATTGACACCTTGAATTTCGATAATGCCTTGAAAAATGCCATGAGGGAAGCTCCGGATGTAATTCTTATCGGTGAAATTCGCGATCGTAATACGATGAAACACGCCATCGCCTATGCAGAAACAGGGCATCTTTGTTTGTCCACCCTGCATGCAAATAATGCTAACCAAACCATGGACAGAATCATTAATTTTTTTCCTGAAGATGCCAAACTGCAAATTCTGCAGGATTTGGCGTTAAATCTGCGGGCCATTATTTCGCTTCGTTTGATCCCGGGAATTAACAGTGTCAGGGTGCCAGCAGTGGAAATCCTCATTAACAGTCCCTATATTTCCGATTTAATTGAAAAGGGCAAAATTGATGAGATCAAAGAAGCAATGGAAAGAGGACGGGAACAAGGCATGCAGACATTTGATCAAGCTTTGTTTGACTTGTATAAACAGGGAAAAATATCCAAAGAAAATGCCATTAAATATGCAGATTCAAAAAACAATGTGGGTTTAAAAATCCGTCTCAGTGAAGACAAGCCTCATAGCGGTGGTGAGGATTTGACGATTCAACCTGATGATGTTTAA
- a CDS encoding exodeoxyribonuclease VII small subunit: protein MSKKINFEKSINELESIVNQLEKGELSLDESLKQFEKGIRLARECQDVLNKAEQKIEILTQKESQCVDDINEYIHD, encoded by the coding sequence ATGTCCAAAAAAATCAATTTTGAAAAATCCATCAACGAACTTGAATCCATTGTCAATCAATTGGAAAAAGGTGAACTTTCTCTCGATGAGTCTCTTAAACAATTTGAAAAAGGCATCCGTCTTGCCCGTGAGTGTCAAGATGTATTAAATAAAGCCGAGCAAAAGATTGAAATATTAACTCAGAAAGAGAGCCAATGCGTTGATGATATCAATGAATATATCCATGATTAA
- the dapA gene encoding 4-hydroxy-tetrahydrodipicolinate synthase, with amino-acid sequence MFRGSMVALVTPMKDSRVDVERLRELVEYHIDAGTHAIVAAGTTGEAGTLSHDEKLLVIREVIHQAKERIPIIAGTAMNATKACIELTYQAMEAGAHAALIMTPAYIKPTQEGLYEHYSQIAKAVAMPIILYNVPGRTACDMLPETVAKLAKISNIIGIKEANNQITRLQQILRLSEGTIDVYSGDDPTAAQWMLAGARGAVSVTANVAPREMAKLCDLALDSDHAACLQVDEKLQPLHKLLFVESNPIPVKWAVHKMGLIEDEIRLPMTLLSPEHRQNLEQTLKSLNLV; translated from the coding sequence ATGTTTCGAGGCAGCATGGTAGCATTGGTTACCCCTATGAAAGATTCCAGGGTTGATGTGGAGCGTCTGCGTGAATTGGTGGAATATCATATAGATGCTGGAACGCATGCGATTGTAGCAGCGGGAACCACTGGAGAAGCTGGAACGCTTTCTCATGATGAGAAACTCTTGGTTATCAGAGAAGTCATTCATCAGGCGAAAGAGCGCATCCCCATTATTGCAGGAACGGCTATGAATGCAACCAAAGCCTGTATTGAGCTGACCTATCAGGCCATGGAAGCGGGTGCTCATGCCGCACTGATCATGACACCGGCTTATATTAAACCGACCCAGGAAGGTTTATACGAGCATTATAGTCAGATTGCTAAGGCGGTGGCCATGCCCATCATCTTGTATAATGTTCCAGGCCGTACGGCTTGTGATATGTTGCCGGAAACCGTAGCAAAACTGGCTAAAATCTCTAATATCATTGGCATTAAGGAAGCTAACAATCAAATCACACGTTTGCAGCAGATTTTACGTTTGAGTGAAGGAACGATTGACGTATACAGCGGTGACGATCCAACCGCTGCCCAGTGGATGCTGGCCGGTGCACGTGGTGCAGTGTCGGTAACAGCAAATGTTGCTCCTCGAGAGATGGCTAAATTGTGCGACTTGGCTCTTGATTCCGATCATGCGGCATGTTTACAGGTGGATGAAAAATTACAGCCCCTGCATAAATTGTTATTTGTTGAATCCAATCCAATTCCGGTGAAATGGGCAGTGCATAAGATGGGTTTAATCGAAGATGAAATACGTCTTCCCATGACACTTTTATCGCCTGAGCATCGCCAGAACCTGGAGCAGACCCTGAAATCGTTGAATTTAGTATAA
- a CDS encoding patatin-like phospholipase family protein — MKRSNKKKNNSDHHDYLAFCLQGGGSLGAYQVGIIHALQEAGYEPDWFVGTSIGAINSALAAGNSPKDRIDKMETFWNSISNPAALDESLYGEDIHSLRLRNFFSSQRSLMFGQPNFFSPRLIPPYFNWNDSPANISFYDTSELKSTLERLIDFDRINSDATRLSVGAVEVCTGKITYFDSKKQKIFPEHIMASGALPPGFPAIEVEGEFYWDGGISSNSPVSYVLQDKNCYKLLCFMVHLFDSYGLQPTSLDEVLKRKKDIEFSSRFAKLVQMHQEIHALKFAIHQLSKHIPKDKCSKDIVQKCVQHGWNKTVNLVRFLYQGDEGDLSSKDYEFSAISIKARMQKGYEDGIASIKKSPWNKPVPEALGIALHDMAEGKKIKSFDEKK; from the coding sequence ATGAAAAGATCAAACAAGAAAAAAAACAATTCCGACCATCATGATTATCTTGCCTTTTGTCTTCAAGGGGGAGGTTCGCTTGGTGCTTATCAGGTAGGTATTATCCATGCACTCCAGGAAGCCGGTTATGAGCCGGACTGGTTTGTCGGCACGTCCATTGGCGCCATTAATTCGGCACTTGCAGCCGGGAATTCGCCAAAAGATCGTATCGACAAAATGGAGACCTTCTGGAACAGTATCTCAAATCCTGCTGCACTGGATGAATCTCTCTATGGAGAGGATATACATAGCCTGCGCCTGCGCAATTTTTTTTCCTCCCAACGCTCATTGATGTTCGGCCAACCTAATTTTTTTTCACCAAGGCTCATTCCTCCTTATTTCAACTGGAATGATTCACCCGCAAACATAAGTTTTTATGATACTTCTGAATTAAAAAGCACCTTGGAGAGATTGATTGATTTTGACAGGATTAATTCAGATGCCACTCGTTTAAGCGTCGGTGCAGTTGAAGTTTGCACTGGAAAAATCACTTATTTTGACTCCAAAAAACAAAAGATTTTTCCGGAACACATAATGGCCAGTGGCGCACTTCCACCCGGATTTCCTGCTATAGAAGTGGAGGGAGAATTTTATTGGGATGGTGGAATTTCAAGTAACTCCCCTGTCAGTTATGTATTACAGGATAAAAATTGTTATAAATTACTTTGTTTTATGGTGCATCTGTTTGATTCCTACGGACTTCAACCGACCTCTCTTGATGAAGTCTTAAAACGGAAAAAAGACATTGAATTTTCAAGCCGCTTTGCAAAACTTGTGCAAATGCATCAGGAAATTCATGCATTAAAATTTGCCATTCATCAACTGTCTAAACATATTCCAAAAGATAAATGCTCCAAAGATATTGTACAGAAATGTGTACAACATGGCTGGAACAAAACCGTCAATCTGGTTCGATTTCTTTATCAGGGTGATGAAGGTGACTTATCATCTAAAGATTACGAATTTTCGGCGATCTCTATCAAGGCCCGCATGCAAAAGGGATATGAAGATGGCATCGCCAGCATTAAAAAATCCCCCTGGAACAAACCGGTTCCTGAAGCCCTGGGAATTGCTCTTCATGACATGGCAGAGGGAAAGAAAATCAAAAGCTTTGATGAAAAGAAATAA
- the bioC gene encoding malonyl-ACP O-methyltransferase BioC, with the protein MNAKIEICKSFNQHAHEYEQVAKVQHEIGRRMFERLDYLKINPARILDLGCGTGQFTSQLKRRYPKAEIVGFDIAYHMLLQAREKQGWRRKWPLINGDMTYMPFASGVFDLVFSNQVIHWSNSVKDVFRELNRVMKVNGCLMFTTLGPDTFKELRQAWSMDHHAHANEFADMHDIGDWLLNEHFLEPVIDMELLKVQYDSLAKLLQALKMQGVRNINQKRKQGLTGKKLWQQFVKNYAEQTTSEGKYPLSYEVVYGHAWKGESRRTQHNGETLIPVSAIKRRTFQSVE; encoded by the coding sequence ATGAATGCCAAGATTGAAATTTGCAAGTCCTTTAACCAACACGCTCATGAATATGAGCAAGTTGCCAAGGTACAACATGAAATCGGCAGGCGAATGTTTGAGCGTTTAGACTATTTGAAAATCAATCCGGCACGTATATTGGATCTGGGTTGTGGGACTGGGCAATTCACCAGTCAGTTGAAACGTCGTTATCCCAAAGCCGAAATTGTCGGTTTTGATATTGCCTATCATATGTTGTTACAAGCCAGGGAAAAGCAAGGCTGGCGCCGAAAATGGCCGCTAATTAATGGTGATATGACTTATATGCCTTTTGCTTCAGGCGTTTTCGACTTGGTTTTTTCCAATCAGGTTATTCATTGGTCAAATTCAGTAAAAGATGTTTTTCGTGAGTTAAATCGTGTCATGAAAGTTAATGGATGCTTGATGTTTACGACCTTAGGACCTGATACCTTTAAAGAATTAAGGCAGGCTTGGTCTATGGACCATCATGCTCATGCTAATGAATTTGCAGACATGCATGATATTGGGGACTGGTTGCTCAATGAACATTTCTTAGAACCGGTGATTGATATGGAGTTATTGAAGGTTCAATATGATAGTTTAGCGAAGTTGTTGCAAGCCTTGAAAATGCAGGGCGTTCGAAACATAAACCAAAAGAGAAAACAGGGTTTAACCGGCAAAAAGCTTTGGCAACAGTTTGTGAAAAATTATGCTGAGCAAACCACATCCGAAGGCAAATATCCTTTGTCATATGAAGTGGTCTATGGCCATGCCTGGAAAGGAGAGTCGCGAAGAACTCAACACAACGGTGAGACTCTGATCCCGGTTTCGGCTATCAAAAGACGTACTTTTCAGAGCGTTGAATGA
- a CDS encoding polyprenyl synthetase family protein produces MINTYLEKHESFLEQIIEESIIPAPRIREAIHYALFPGGKRIRPTLVYLCGELLKVNVECLHIIAAAVELTHCYSLIHDDLPSMDNDDLRRGKPSCHRAFDEATAILAGDGMQALAVELLLTRLPEHLSSNTVIAITRELVSSSGVSGMVSGQSLDLTELMHSDVSEKQLCQIHTLKTGYLIASCINMVLLTQNKLIKEKSDGLKHFARLLGLVFQMQDDYLDQFAARDALGKGRASDMANRKITFASLYSQAQLFSQINEYYRQAQEALSPFAEEASALHMLLEQLKKRTEPDTQPHHSTL; encoded by the coding sequence ATGATTAACACTTACCTGGAAAAACATGAGTCTTTCCTTGAACAGATCATTGAGGAAAGCATTATTCCTGCTCCACGCATACGGGAAGCCATTCATTACGCACTTTTTCCTGGCGGAAAACGTATCCGCCCGACTCTCGTCTATCTCTGCGGAGAATTGCTTAAAGTCAATGTAGAGTGCCTTCATATTATTGCTGCCGCCGTTGAATTGACTCATTGTTATTCTTTAATTCATGATGACCTACCCTCCATGGATAATGATGATCTGCGGCGGGGCAAGCCAAGCTGCCATCGCGCTTTCGATGAAGCAACCGCCATTCTTGCAGGAGACGGCATGCAGGCCCTGGCAGTTGAGTTATTACTTACTCGCTTGCCCGAACATTTGTCATCAAATACGGTCATCGCCATTACTCGCGAACTGGTTAGCTCAAGCGGCGTCTCCGGTATGGTAAGTGGCCAATCCCTTGATTTAACCGAACTGATGCACTCTGATGTTTCTGAAAAGCAATTATGTCAGATTCATACCCTTAAAACAGGTTATCTCATTGCATCCTGCATTAATATGGTTCTTTTGACGCAAAACAAACTTATAAAAGAAAAAAGCGATGGCCTTAAACATTTTGCCCGTTTGCTGGGTCTGGTTTTCCAAATGCAGGATGACTATCTGGATCAATTTGCTGCTCGTGACGCATTAGGAAAAGGACGTGCTTCGGACATGGCTAACCGCAAAATCACTTTTGCCAGCCTGTACTCACAGGCTCAACTGTTCAGTCAGATTAATGAATATTACCGACAAGCTCAAGAAGCGCTATCACCTTTTGCAGAGGAGGCGAGCGCTTTACATATGCTTCTTGAACAGCTAAAAAAACGTACAGAACCTGATACTCAGCCCCATCATTCAACGCTCTGA
- a CDS encoding GIY-YIG nuclease family protein, translating into MKESYVYILASKRHGTLYIGLTSNLIKRVWEHKNKCVPGFTSRYNVAVLVYYEIFNDITLAAAREKRLKEWKRQWKIELIEKMNPDWRDLYHEIIK; encoded by the coding sequence ATGAAAGAAAGTTATGTGTATATTCTCGCGAGTAAACGTCATGGAACATTATACATAGGATTAACATCTAATTTGATAAAACGAGTGTGGGAGCATAAAAATAAATGTGTTCCTGGCTTTACATCAAGATACAATGTGGCGGTACTTGTATATTATGAAATATTTAATGACATCACTCTGGCTGCGGCCAGAGAAAAAAGACTAAAAGAGTGGAAACGCCAATGGAAAATAGAGCTTATTGAGAAAATGAATCCTGATTGGCGAGATCTGTATCATGAAATCATTAAGTGA
- a CDS encoding 3-hydroxybutyrate dehydrogenase — MRLKNKVAIVTGAASGIGREIALVYAKEGAKVAIADINLTQANAVVDEIKNTGGEAMAVEMNVTDESQVNEAVDAVANKFGGVDVLVSNAGIQIIESVDKFSFSDWKKMLAIHLDGAFLTTKASLKYMYKNKGGSIIYIGSVHSKEASKLKAPYVTAKHGLLGLCKVVAKEGADHGVRANVICPGFVRTPLVDKQIPEQAKELGISEEDVVKNVMLKETVDGEFTTTDDVAETALFFASFESNALTGQSLVVSHGWFME, encoded by the coding sequence ATGCGCTTAAAAAACAAAGTCGCCATTGTCACGGGAGCTGCCAGTGGAATAGGTCGGGAAATCGCTCTTGTCTATGCGAAAGAGGGAGCCAAAGTCGCTATCGCCGATATTAATCTGACACAGGCCAATGCGGTCGTCGATGAGATCAAAAATACCGGCGGTGAAGCTATGGCCGTTGAAATGAACGTCACGGACGAGAGTCAAGTCAATGAAGCTGTTGATGCCGTCGCCAATAAATTTGGTGGTGTTGATGTATTGGTCAGTAATGCCGGCATTCAAATTATCGAATCCGTCGATAAGTTCTCATTTTCTGATTGGAAAAAAATGCTTGCCATTCATCTTGATGGAGCGTTTTTAACCACGAAAGCCTCTTTAAAATACATGTATAAAAATAAAGGCGGCAGTATCATTTACATAGGCTCGGTCCACTCCAAAGAAGCGTCCAAACTTAAAGCTCCATACGTTACCGCCAAACATGGCCTTCTGGGATTATGTAAAGTCGTTGCCAAAGAAGGTGCTGACCATGGAGTCAGGGCAAATGTGATTTGTCCGGGTTTTGTACGCACGCCTCTGGTGGATAAACAAATACCCGAACAAGCCAAAGAGCTAGGTATCAGCGAAGAAGACGTTGTTAAAAATGTCATGTTAAAGGAAACGGTTGATGGTGAATTTACCACCACAGACGATGTAGCAGAAACAGCGCTCTTTTTTGCGTCCTTTGAATCAAATGCCTTAACTGGACAATCATTGGTAGTGAGTCATGGCTGGTTTATGGAATAG
- a CDS encoding glycine zipper domain-containing protein, whose product MKKIIATFFLATSLTLLMGCSPTQVGTATGAAAGAGVGYAVSGGDALGTAVGAGAGALIGHQIGREQERRRYYYYY is encoded by the coding sequence ATGAAAAAAATCATAGCTACGTTTTTTTTAGCGACCTCACTCACTCTTCTCATGGGATGCTCCCCTACCCAGGTCGGAACTGCAACCGGTGCAGCCGCTGGAGCTGGTGTTGGCTATGCAGTGAGTGGCGGTGATGCTTTGGGAACGGCTGTGGGTGCCGGTGCCGGTGCATTAATAGGTCATCAAATCGGAAGAGAACAAGAACGGCGCCGATATTATTACTATTACTAA
- a CDS encoding flavohemoglobin expression-modulating QEGLA motif protein, whose amino-acid sequence MTPSETSELQIIEDISRRIVDAQRSIRILDSVKWDDSVRQEFFKNKAGTLPTVDKAYYEKRPLPFNAREKQEEFRLILRDAQNQLGQYSSLTRLVKRQCEEYTRAVQMLAARGTPEFSEIAMELYGSPDDAFYAGGPRLSQLGNLLFDVLTSLDVELQSEADVKRHTPQQAQAILQARLSRFFDQHPDRVTVMVSDDMVADAAAGADNIKLSQQAMFSDRDLQYLEVHEGWVHVGTTLNGAMQPHCFFLSKGSPSSSVIQEGLAVLTEVVTFSSNPKRVRKITNRVIALDKVRQGANFLDIYRYFIECGLSAEDSYNHTVRIFRGSTPTGGPFTKDLSYAKGFVLIYNYIRFIISQHRVNSIPLLFTGKLVLDDLPLLAELLERGLLISPMYLPPPFKDLSALSAWMSFSLYLNQFDLNEIQKSFRFLLV is encoded by the coding sequence ATGACACCATCAGAAACAAGTGAATTACAGATTATTGAAGATATTTCCAGACGTATCGTCGATGCTCAACGCAGTATTCGTATTCTGGATAGCGTTAAATGGGATGATTCGGTCCGCCAGGAGTTTTTTAAAAACAAGGCCGGAACATTACCCACTGTAGATAAGGCTTATTATGAAAAAAGGCCACTTCCTTTTAATGCCAGGGAAAAACAGGAAGAATTTCGTCTGATTTTAAGGGATGCACAAAATCAGTTAGGACAGTATTCCAGTCTGACGCGGCTGGTTAAAAGACAATGCGAGGAATATACTCGAGCTGTGCAAATGCTGGCAGCGCGAGGTACGCCGGAATTCAGTGAAATTGCCATGGAACTTTATGGCAGTCCGGATGATGCCTTTTATGCAGGTGGACCACGTTTAAGTCAATTGGGTAATTTGCTCTTTGATGTACTGACCTCATTAGACGTTGAGCTGCAATCTGAGGCTGATGTGAAACGACACACGCCTCAGCAAGCACAAGCGATCCTGCAGGCGCGCTTAAGTCGTTTTTTTGATCAGCATCCTGACAGGGTAACTGTGATGGTGAGCGATGATATGGTAGCTGATGCGGCAGCCGGTGCGGATAACATTAAGCTCAGTCAGCAGGCTATGTTCAGTGATCGTGATCTACAGTATCTGGAGGTTCACGAAGGCTGGGTTCATGTGGGCACTACCTTAAATGGCGCTATGCAGCCCCATTGTTTTTTTCTGTCCAAGGGCTCACCTTCAAGCAGTGTGATTCAGGAAGGATTGGCTGTGCTTACGGAAGTTGTGACTTTTTCCTCCAATCCTAAACGTGTGCGCAAGATCACCAATCGCGTGATAGCGCTTGACAAAGTTCGTCAGGGAGCAAACTTCCTTGATATTTACCGTTATTTTATCGAATGCGGACTGAGTGCCGAAGACAGCTATAACCACACGGTAAGGATTTTTCGTGGCAGCACCCCAACCGGAGGTCCTTTTACCAAAGACTTATCCTATGCCAAAGGTTTTGTGCTTATTTATAATTACATCCGTTTCATCATCAGCCAGCATCGTGTCAATTCCATTCCTTTATTGTTTACAGGTAAGCTGGTACTGGATGATTTGCCATTACTGGCGGAGTTGCTGGAGCGAGGCTTGCTGATTTCACCTATGTACTTGCCTCCTCCTTTTAAGGATCTGTCAGCCCTGAGCGCCTGGATGAGTTTTTCCTTGTATTTAAATCAGTTTGATTTAAATGAAATTCAGAAAAGCTTTCGCTTTTTGTTGGTGTAA
- the radA gene encoding DNA repair protein RadA — translation MKTKIRFICVDCAAVYSQWAGQCTQCGAWNSLSEEAVSSVKSHARSNHWANEHSAVTSIEDVVLDAEVRMDCGLSELNRVLGGGLVDGSVVLIGGDPGIGKSTLLLQTLANLSSKHKVLYVTGEESLQQVALRAKRLQLPASGLRLLAETQVESILEQAKKEKPGVIVVDSVQTIFTESLSSAPGGVGQVRESASQLVRFAKMTQTAVFLVGHVTKEGALAGPRVLEHMVDSVLYFEGQNDSRFRIIRAIKNRFGAVNELGVFAMTDKGLKEVANPSAIFLSRQPEPAPGSAVMVTWEGSRPLLVEIQALVDEAHGQQSRRVTVGLEQNNRLAILLAVLHRHGGVATFDQDVFINVVGGVKVTETAIDLALLAAVVSSLRNRILDRETVIFGEVGLAGEIRPVQSGQERLKEAVKHGFKRAIVPYANAPKQQKMDMLIEPVKHLQDVLEKL, via the coding sequence ATGAAAACAAAAATTCGCTTTATCTGCGTCGATTGTGCTGCTGTTTATTCACAATGGGCTGGGCAATGTACACAATGTGGTGCTTGGAATTCTTTATCGGAAGAGGCAGTATCTTCTGTAAAAAGCCATGCTCGCTCAAACCACTGGGCAAATGAGCATTCCGCTGTGACGTCTATAGAAGATGTGGTGCTGGATGCTGAGGTGCGGATGGACTGTGGTTTATCCGAACTCAATCGGGTGTTGGGAGGTGGTTTGGTGGACGGTTCCGTGGTGTTAATCGGTGGCGATCCTGGGATTGGAAAATCAACCCTGCTTCTGCAAACACTCGCTAATCTATCCTCAAAGCATAAAGTATTGTATGTGACAGGCGAAGAGTCTTTGCAGCAGGTTGCCTTACGTGCTAAACGTTTGCAGCTCCCTGCTTCAGGACTCAGATTATTGGCAGAAACTCAGGTGGAGAGCATTCTCGAACAGGCCAAAAAGGAAAAGCCGGGAGTCATTGTTGTTGACTCTGTACAAACCATTTTTACAGAGAGTTTAAGCTCAGCTCCGGGTGGGGTTGGCCAGGTTCGCGAATCAGCTTCTCAGCTGGTGCGTTTTGCCAAAATGACTCAAACGGCTGTCTTTCTGGTAGGGCATGTGACCAAGGAAGGTGCATTGGCAGGACCTCGTGTTTTGGAGCATATGGTGGATAGTGTCCTTTATTTTGAGGGACAAAATGACAGCCGCTTCCGGATCATTCGCGCTATAAAAAATCGTTTTGGTGCAGTCAATGAATTAGGTGTATTTGCAATGACTGATAAAGGATTAAAAGAAGTGGCCAATCCTTCAGCCATTTTTTTATCCCGACAACCTGAACCTGCTCCTGGAAGTGCAGTGATGGTTACCTGGGAAGGCTCCAGGCCACTATTGGTTGAAATTCAGGCTTTGGTGGACGAAGCGCACGGTCAGCAATCCCGACGTGTAACTGTCGGACTTGAGCAGAATAACCGATTGGCTATTTTACTGGCAGTCTTACATCGGCATGGCGGTGTAGCCACTTTTGATCAGGATGTTTTTATCAATGTCGTGGGCGGAGTGAAGGTTACAGAAACAGCTATTGATTTGGCACTTCTGGCAGCCGTGGTCTCCAGTTTACGCAATCGCATCCTGGATAGAGAAACGGTTATTTTTGGTGAGGTGGGCTTGGCAGGAGAAATAAGGCCGGTGCAAAGTGGGCAGGAACGTTTGAAAGAAGCTGTAAAACATGGATTTAAACGGGCCATTGTTCCATATGCCAATGCGCCTAAGCAGCAAAAAATGGATATGCTCATTGAACCTGTGAAGCATTTGCAGGATGTTTTGGAAAAGCTGTAA